The Spodoptera frugiperda isolate SF20-4 chromosome 2, AGI-APGP_CSIRO_Sfru_2.0, whole genome shotgun sequence genome has a window encoding:
- the LOC118268732 gene encoding DNA-directed RNA polymerase II subunit Rpb4, with amino-acid sequence MAGPIQDVVEEDAADLQFPKEFENAETLLISEVDMLLEHRKAQNESAEEEQEFSEVFMKTLTYTNMFKKFKNKETIAAVRNLLQSKKLHKFEVASLANLCPETPEEAKALIPSLEGRFEDEELRILLDDIQTKRSLQY; translated from the exons ATGGCTGGACCTATACAAGACGTTGTAGAGGAAGATGCAGCGGACTTACAGTTTCCCAAAG AGTTTGAAAATGCAGAAACCTTGTTAATATCAGAAGTTGACATGTTGTTGGAACATAGGAAAGCCCAGAATGAGTCTGCGGAGGAGGAACAAGAATTCTCTGAAGTTTTTATGAAGACCCTCACATATACCAAcatgtttaaaaagtttaagaataaaGAAACTATAGCTGCAGTCAGAAA CCTTCTTCAATCAAAGAAACTGCATAAGTTTGAAGTAGCAAGCTTAGCTAATCTGTGCCCGGAGACACCAGAGGAGGCCAAGGCTCTAATACCATCACTAGAAGGAAGATTTGAAGATGAAGAACTAAGGATACTGCTAGACGATATACAAACTAAGAGAAGTTTACAAtactag
- the LOC118268727 gene encoding protein FAM117B isoform X1, which yields MSGRVRKQSDCPVSKQGPMRATLPVSSVMKSGGLKKNASNSPTLSPTNAWRRISPDHALSGQRSPGAVNYKGKSRFGASVIRRTASLDTLYHKGQWSRDYYQHASQLQIDKSTQTDDGGGASGRSSRSSDDDKLDRFLRSRLQRPHKPSASGDYSSHSMSTALWSRFGGSSVPLRAARSSVEGLNQEIERLVLQPASGTQTPHLDRLRDKVTPEGHRAPLAELLRRSVNTQTPHDLCHTAHSSDPPSRGSLSSGGSAELLATGGSVCSSPDLDGSKLGTSPQINRFLAREPPDGCEKVNLKAGEGTSSDSVSVMKPTVPGFTLRPSLGSAFQPLQPTSPPSPPAPH from the exons ATGTCGGGTCGGGTAAGGAAGCAGTCGGACTGCCCCGTGAGCAAGCAGGGGCCTATGCGAGCAACGCTGCCGGTATCATCAGTGATGAAGAGCGGCGGCCTCAAGAAAAATGCCAGCAATAGTCCGACGCTGTCGCCCACTAACGCGTGGCGTCGAATATCACCAGATCACGCCCTGTCTGGACAGCGAAGCCCTGGCGCTGTCAATTACAAAG GCAAAAGTAGATTTGGTGCTAGTGTGATTAGACGTACAGCATCACTGGACACACTGTATCATAAAGGACAATGGTCCAGGGATTACTATCAACATGCTAGCCAGTTGCAAATTGATAAGTCTACACAA ACTGACGATGGCGGTGGGGCATCAGGACGTTCCTCCCGCAGTTCTGACGATGACAAGCTGGATCGTTTCTTACGTAGTCGCCTTCAGCGACCACACAAACCTTCTGCGTCCGGAGACTACTCTAGCCATTCTATGAGCACTGCTCTAT ggTCCCGTTTTGGAGGCAGCAGCGTCCCATTGAGAGCAGCCCGATCATCTGTTGAAGGCCTCAATCAAGAGATTGAAAGACTTGTGCTGCAACCAGCCAGTGGCACTCAAACTCCACATTTAGATCGGCTAAGAGACAAG GTGACTCCAGAAGGTCACCGCGCGCCTCTCGCAGAACTTCTGAGGCGTTCTGTAAACACACAGACTCCACACGACCTGTGTCATACTGCTCACTCCTCAG ATCCACCGTCGCGGGGGTCTCTCTCCAGTGGTGGGTCGGCAGAGCTGTTGGCCACAG GAGGCAGTGTGTGTTCGTCTCCAGATCTCGATGGCTCTAAGTTAGGAACATCTCCGCAAATTAATCGCTTCTTAGCTCGCGAACCTCCAGATGGTTGTGAAAAG GTGAACTTGAAAGCGGGTGAAGGGACATCGTCGGACTCGGTGTCCGTAATGAAGCCGACAGTACCAGGCTTCACACTGCGGCCATCTCTCGGGTCTGCGTTCCAGCCGCTGCAGCCGACATCGCCCCCGTCCCCGCCAGCCCCCCACTGA
- the LOC118268727 gene encoding glucocorticoid-induced transcript 1 protein isoform X2 has product MSGRVRKQSDCPVSKQGPMRATLPVSSVMKSGGLKKNASNSPTLSPTNAWRRISPDHALSGQRSPGAVNYKGKSRFGASVIRRTASLDTLYHKGQWSRDYYQHASQLQIDKSTQTDDGGGASGRSSRSSDDDKLDRFLRSRLQRPHKPSASGDYSSHSMSTALWSRFGGSSVPLRAARSSVEGLNQEIERLVLQPASGTQTPHLDRLRDKVTPEGHRAPLAELLRRSVNTQTPHDLCHTAHSSGGSVCSSPDLDGSKLGTSPQINRFLAREPPDGCEKVNLKAGEGTSSDSVSVMKPTVPGFTLRPSLGSAFQPLQPTSPPSPPAPH; this is encoded by the exons ATGTCGGGTCGGGTAAGGAAGCAGTCGGACTGCCCCGTGAGCAAGCAGGGGCCTATGCGAGCAACGCTGCCGGTATCATCAGTGATGAAGAGCGGCGGCCTCAAGAAAAATGCCAGCAATAGTCCGACGCTGTCGCCCACTAACGCGTGGCGTCGAATATCACCAGATCACGCCCTGTCTGGACAGCGAAGCCCTGGCGCTGTCAATTACAAAG GCAAAAGTAGATTTGGTGCTAGTGTGATTAGACGTACAGCATCACTGGACACACTGTATCATAAAGGACAATGGTCCAGGGATTACTATCAACATGCTAGCCAGTTGCAAATTGATAAGTCTACACAA ACTGACGATGGCGGTGGGGCATCAGGACGTTCCTCCCGCAGTTCTGACGATGACAAGCTGGATCGTTTCTTACGTAGTCGCCTTCAGCGACCACACAAACCTTCTGCGTCCGGAGACTACTCTAGCCATTCTATGAGCACTGCTCTAT ggTCCCGTTTTGGAGGCAGCAGCGTCCCATTGAGAGCAGCCCGATCATCTGTTGAAGGCCTCAATCAAGAGATTGAAAGACTTGTGCTGCAACCAGCCAGTGGCACTCAAACTCCACATTTAGATCGGCTAAGAGACAAG GTGACTCCAGAAGGTCACCGCGCGCCTCTCGCAGAACTTCTGAGGCGTTCTGTAAACACACAGACTCCACACGACCTGTGTCATACTGCTCACTCCTCAG GAGGCAGTGTGTGTTCGTCTCCAGATCTCGATGGCTCTAAGTTAGGAACATCTCCGCAAATTAATCGCTTCTTAGCTCGCGAACCTCCAGATGGTTGTGAAAAG GTGAACTTGAAAGCGGGTGAAGGGACATCGTCGGACTCGGTGTCCGTAATGAAGCCGACAGTACCAGGCTTCACACTGCGGCCATCTCTCGGGTCTGCGTTCCAGCCGCTGCAGCCGACATCGCCCCCGTCCCCGCCAGCCCCCCACTGA